One genomic segment of Aquipluma nitroreducens includes these proteins:
- a CDS encoding deoxynucleoside kinase yields the protein MSLNYLVIEGNIGAGKTTLAQMISEKYKTKLVLEQFADNPFLPKFYENQEQYSFPLEMAFLAERYNQLNRELSHLDLFSPFTISDYYFMKSLIFAQNTLQPDEYNLYRQFFTIIYEKMPKPDLYVYLHKDVDLLLKNIAERGRIYEAFITKEYLEKISQGYFGYFRQQTDFPILIIDTNGIDFVGRPADFERLTNTIFNNQFNKGVTRVILD from the coding sequence ATGAGCTTAAATTATTTGGTTATAGAAGGAAATATTGGAGCCGGGAAGACAACACTCGCCCAAATGATTAGTGAAAAGTACAAAACCAAGCTGGTACTGGAACAATTTGCCGATAATCCTTTTCTGCCCAAATTCTACGAAAATCAGGAACAATATTCCTTTCCGCTCGAAATGGCATTTCTTGCTGAAAGATACAACCAACTTAATCGTGAACTCAGTCACCTCGATCTGTTCAGTCCATTTACGATTTCTGATTATTACTTTATGAAATCGCTTATATTCGCTCAAAACACCTTACAACCAGACGAATACAACTTATACCGACAATTCTTTACCATCATCTATGAAAAAATGCCTAAACCCGACTTATATGTCTATTTGCATAAAGACGTCGATTTGCTATTGAAGAATATTGCTGAAAGAGGAAGAATCTATGAAGCTTTCATTACAAAAGAGTATCTGGAAAAGATTTCACAGGGGTATTTTGGCTATTTCAGGCAACAAACCGACTTCCCAATTTTAATTATTGACACCAATGGTATAGATTTTGTTGGAAGGCCGGCTGACTTTGAAAGACTAACAAACACAATATTCAATAATCAGTTTAACAAAGGGGTAACACGGGTAATATTGGATTAA
- a CDS encoding prolyl oligopeptidase family serine peptidase, which translates to MKRIIISFLALSFMMSCSEKPLQYPPTKKGDVKDTYFGTEVEDPYRWLEDDNSAETAEWVKSENKLTFDYLNKLPYRDQIKTRLTELWDYPKYGTPFKEAGKYFFYKNNGLQNQSVLYMTPDLAAEPTVLLDPNTLSNDGTAALSGIEISNDGKYLIYLVAKSGSDWNEIFVKNIETGELLSDHLQWVKFSGASWCNDGFYYSAYDKPEAGSELSKANEFQKVYFHKLGTDQSADELIVSDPKNPKLMFGAGLTEDKRFLLVSKSIGTNGNALDFKDLSKKNSKFINLLDSYESEFNPVDNIGDNLYVRTNYKAPKYRLIKIDTNKPEEANWADVIPEKKDVMESVSMIAGKLVVNYMTDAHSKTELYSYDGALDQEIKLPGIGTVGGFSGKKNDTMAFYSYTSFNTPGEVYKYDFTTNQSSLHFRPEVKFNPDDFEVNQVFYASKDGTKIPMFIVNKKGLELNGKNPTLLYAYGGFNISLTPSFSSARIAFIENGGVFAMANLRGGGEYGEEWHLAGTKLQKQNVFDDFIGAAEYLINQKYTSSQKLAIQGGSNGGLLIGAVTNQRPELFKVALPQVGVMDMLRFNKFTIGWAWAGDYGTSEDSEEMFKYLYGYSPYHTIKKGTAYPAVLATTADHDDRVVPAHTFKYMARLQEYGAGNKLPLLVRIDSKAGHGAGKPTAKVIEEYTDVWSFVFYHLGMEIRK; encoded by the coding sequence ATGAAACGAATTATTATTTCCTTTTTAGCACTGTCATTTATGATGTCCTGCTCTGAAAAACCACTCCAGTATCCGCCAACAAAGAAAGGCGATGTAAAAGACACTTATTTCGGAACCGAAGTTGAAGATCCTTACCGCTGGCTTGAAGACGACAACTCTGCCGAAACAGCCGAATGGGTAAAATCCGAAAACAAATTAACGTTCGATTACCTTAATAAACTTCCATATCGTGATCAGATCAAAACCCGCCTTACCGAATTGTGGGATTACCCAAAATACGGAACTCCATTTAAAGAAGCTGGCAAATATTTCTTCTATAAAAACAATGGGCTGCAAAACCAAAGTGTTTTGTATATGACCCCCGATCTGGCTGCCGAACCAACTGTTTTGCTCGACCCTAACACCTTGTCGAACGACGGAACCGCAGCCCTTTCAGGAATTGAAATTTCGAATGATGGGAAATACCTGATTTATCTGGTAGCCAAGTCTGGTTCCGATTGGAACGAGATTTTCGTTAAAAACATCGAAACTGGCGAATTGCTTTCCGATCATCTTCAATGGGTTAAATTCTCAGGAGCAAGTTGGTGTAACGATGGATTTTACTATAGCGCTTACGACAAACCAGAAGCTGGCAGCGAACTTTCGAAAGCCAACGAGTTTCAAAAAGTCTATTTTCATAAATTGGGTACCGACCAGTCGGCAGACGAACTGATTGTGAGCGATCCGAAAAATCCGAAACTCATGTTTGGTGCCGGACTAACAGAAGACAAACGCTTCCTGTTGGTTTCAAAAAGCATCGGGACAAATGGGAATGCGCTCGATTTTAAAGACCTCAGCAAAAAAAATAGCAAATTTATCAATCTGTTAGACAGTTATGAATCTGAATTCAATCCGGTTGACAACATTGGCGACAACCTTTATGTACGTACCAACTACAAAGCGCCTAAATATCGTCTGATAAAAATCGATACCAATAAACCAGAAGAAGCAAACTGGGCAGATGTGATTCCGGAGAAAAAAGATGTGATGGAATCGGTTAGCATGATTGCTGGCAAACTGGTTGTGAATTACATGACTGATGCACATAGCAAAACAGAACTTTATTCGTACGATGGAGCTCTGGATCAGGAAATTAAACTTCCGGGAATTGGCACCGTTGGCGGCTTCTCGGGAAAGAAAAATGACACAATGGCATTCTACAGCTATACTTCATTCAACACTCCGGGCGAAGTTTACAAATATGATTTTACAACGAACCAATCATCACTCCATTTCAGGCCTGAAGTGAAGTTTAATCCCGATGATTTTGAGGTGAACCAGGTATTTTATGCCAGCAAAGACGGCACCAAAATCCCAATGTTCATTGTTAACAAAAAAGGATTGGAATTGAATGGTAAAAACCCAACACTTCTCTATGCCTACGGTGGATTTAACATCAGCCTGACGCCTTCATTCTCTTCGGCCCGCATTGCATTTATCGAAAATGGCGGAGTATTTGCCATGGCTAACCTTCGCGGTGGTGGCGAATATGGGGAAGAATGGCATCTGGCAGGAACCAAATTGCAAAAGCAAAATGTTTTTGACGATTTTATTGGTGCAGCCGAATACCTCATTAACCAGAAATACACTTCAAGCCAAAAACTGGCTATTCAGGGTGGATCAAACGGAGGTTTGCTGATTGGTGCGGTTACCAATCAACGTCCCGAATTGTTTAAAGTAGCACTTCCGCAGGTCGGTGTAATGGATATGCTTCGTTTCAATAAATTCACCATTGGCTGGGCTTGGGCAGGCGATTATGGAACCAGCGAAGACAGTGAAGAAATGTTTAAATACCTTTATGGTTATTCGCCATACCATACCATTAAAAAAGGAACAGCCTATCCGGCAGTACTGGCAACTACTGCAGATCACGACGACCGGGTTGTTCCGGCACACACGTTTAAATACATGGCTCGCCTTCAGGAATATGGCGCAGGAAATAAATTACCTCTTTTGGTGCGTATCGATTCCAAAGCTGGTCATGGCGCAGGAAAACCAACAGCCAAGGTTATTGAAGAATATACCGATGTCTGGTCGTTTGTTTTCTATCATTTAGGAATGGAAATAAGGAAATAG
- a CDS encoding rhodanese-like domain-containing protein, whose protein sequence is MNDQLSFYQHKLQFEIDSWDLSVALSGGDKIIVIDTRSSEAYQREHIPGAINIPHRTMTESSTSHLDKDALVVTYCDGIGCNASTKGALNMVNLGFNVKELIGGLDWWKRDGHETVGSGAKGKEPIVCGC, encoded by the coding sequence ATGAATGATCAACTGTCGTTTTATCAGCATAAACTGCAATTCGAGATAGATTCCTGGGATTTATCAGTAGCACTTTCCGGAGGAGACAAAATTATAGTGATTGATACCAGATCATCCGAGGCTTACCAAAGAGAGCATATTCCGGGCGCGATTAATATTCCGCATCGGACAATGACCGAATCTTCAACTTCTCATTTAGACAAAGATGCTTTGGTTGTTACCTATTGTGATGGAATTGGTTGTAATGCATCGACCAAAGGGGCACTGAATATGGTAAATCTGGGATTTAATGTGAAGGAATTAATTGGTGGACTCGATTGGTGGAAACGGGATGGCCATGAGACTGTAGGTTCAGGAGCGAAAGGTAAAGAACCAATTGTTTGTGGCTGTTGA